From a single Sporosarcina oncorhynchi genomic region:
- a CDS encoding AzlC family ABC transporter permease, which produces MYKSQFTSGIKAGSTIAIGYFPVALAFGLLAKTTGLSFIEATAMSIFVYAGAAQYMTLSLIKLNVDPVTIVINTFVVNIRHFLMTASLNEKMQRAPKIVKAAYAFGITDETFSVLATRKEDEKITSAFAFGVASIAYGSWVAFTAIGHFVGANLPEFLQIAMSIALYAMFIGLLVPSAKGNRKVVMLAALAAVIHCLIYFTGLLPTGWAILVATLGSSILIEIIYARRGKNPAAFQIEKEVD; this is translated from the coding sequence ATGTACAAAAGTCAGTTTACTTCCGGTATCAAAGCCGGTTCCACAATAGCGATTGGTTATTTCCCTGTCGCACTCGCTTTCGGTCTGCTCGCTAAAACAACCGGACTGTCATTCATTGAAGCGACTGCTATGAGCATCTTCGTCTACGCCGGAGCCGCTCAATACATGACACTCAGTCTCATCAAACTGAACGTCGATCCCGTCACAATCGTCATCAATACGTTCGTCGTCAACATCCGACACTTTCTTATGACGGCTTCACTTAATGAAAAGATGCAACGTGCACCGAAAATCGTAAAAGCTGCCTATGCTTTCGGTATTACCGACGAGACGTTCTCTGTACTCGCAACACGCAAAGAGGACGAAAAAATCACATCTGCCTTTGCATTCGGTGTCGCAAGCATTGCCTATGGCAGCTGGGTTGCCTTCACCGCAATCGGTCATTTCGTCGGCGCCAATCTGCCCGAATTCCTGCAAATCGCCATGTCCATCGCGCTTTACGCCATGTTCATCGGTCTGCTTGTGCCATCAGCAAAAGGCAACCGAAAAGTCGTCATGCTTGCTGCTCTTGCAGCTGTCATCCATTGCCTCATCTATTTCACAGGACTCCTTCCGACCGGATGGGCGATACTCGTTGCGACACTCGGCTCATCGATTTTAATTGAAATCATCTATGCCAGACGGGGCAAAAATCCCGCAGCCTTTCAAATTGAAAAGGAGGTTGACTAA